In Pseudomonas asiatica, the following are encoded in one genomic region:
- a CDS encoding SDR family oxidoreductase — MTEQQKVVLVIGAGDATGGEIAKRFAREGYIACVTRRQADKLQPLLDEIRAAGGQAHGFGSDARKEEEVAALVETIERDIGPIEAFVFNIGANVPCSILEETPRKYFKIWEMACFAGFLTAQAVARRMVQRERGTILFTGATAGTRGAAGFAAFAGAKHALRALAQSMARELGPRNIHVAHVVVDGAIDTAFIRDTFPERYALKGQDGILDPAHIADSYWFLHAQPRDAWTFELDLRPWMERW; from the coding sequence ATGACAGAACAACAAAAAGTGGTGCTCGTGATTGGCGCGGGGGATGCTACCGGCGGCGAGATCGCCAAGCGCTTTGCCCGCGAGGGCTACATTGCCTGTGTCACCCGGCGCCAGGCTGACAAGTTGCAGCCGCTGCTGGACGAAATCCGTGCTGCCGGCGGCCAGGCCCACGGGTTTGGCTCCGATGCGCGCAAGGAGGAGGAGGTGGCGGCGCTGGTCGAAACCATCGAGCGTGATATCGGCCCGATCGAAGCGTTTGTGTTCAATATCGGTGCCAATGTGCCCTGTAGCATTCTTGAGGAAACCCCGCGTAAATACTTCAAGATCTGGGAGATGGCCTGTTTTGCCGGTTTCCTTACCGCCCAGGCGGTGGCCCGGCGCATGGTCCAGCGCGAGCGTGGCACCATCCTGTTCACGGGTGCCACTGCTGGCACCCGTGGCGCGGCGGGCTTTGCGGCATTCGCCGGGGCCAAGCACGCTTTGCGCGCCCTGGCCCAGAGCATGGCGCGCGAGCTGGGGCCGCGGAACATCCATGTCGCCCACGTGGTGGTTGACGGGGCCATCGACACCGCCTTCATCCGTGACACATTCCCCGAGCGCTACGCCCTCAAGGGCCAGGATGGCATCCTAGATCCGGCCCACATCGCCGACAGCTACTGGTTCCTGCATGCCCAGCCCCGCGACGCCTGGACCTTCGAGCTGGACCTGCGCCCCTGGATGGAACGTTGGTAA
- a CDS encoding 2-hydroxychromene-2-carboxylate isomerase — translation MNKTVDFFFDLGSPASYLAWTQLPGLCARQGATLRYRPMLLGGVFQATGNASPVMIPAKGRYMFTDLARFAARYGVPFGLPPGFPVNTLTLMRGAVGTQLRSPERFEALLAVLFNGLFAQRRNLGDNAVLDDTLSQGGFDPQAFRALAGDDEVKSALRHATEVAVERGVFGAPTCFVGGEMFFGQDRLDFVEEALRQGVDSLT, via the coding sequence ATGAACAAGACTGTCGATTTCTTTTTTGACCTGGGCAGCCCGGCCAGCTATCTGGCCTGGACTCAACTGCCGGGGCTGTGTGCCCGCCAGGGTGCCACGCTGCGTTACCGGCCGATGCTGCTGGGCGGGGTTTTCCAGGCTACCGGCAACGCCTCGCCGGTGATGATCCCGGCCAAGGGCCGCTACATGTTCACCGACCTGGCGCGCTTCGCCGCGCGCTACGGGGTACCGTTCGGGTTGCCGCCGGGGTTCCCGGTCAATACCTTGACCCTGATGCGCGGGGCAGTGGGCACCCAGCTCCGTTCGCCGGAGCGGTTCGAGGCGTTGCTGGCGGTGCTGTTCAATGGTCTGTTTGCGCAGCGCCGCAACCTGGGCGACAACGCCGTCCTCGACGACACGCTGAGCCAGGGCGGCTTCGACCCGCAGGCATTTCGCGCGCTGGCGGGTGATGACGAGGTGAAGTCCGCGCTCAGGCACGCGACCGAAGTTGCAGTGGAGCGCGGGGTGTTCGGCGCGCCGACCTGTTTTGTCGGTGGCGAGATGTTCTTCGGGCAGGACCGCCTGGACTTTGTCGAAGAGGCCCTGCGCCAGGGTGTCGACAGCCTTACCTGA
- a CDS encoding cupin domain-containing protein, producing MDTGTRLKLVRERNNLSQRELARRSGLTNSTISQIEQNRVSPSVSSLKKLLEGIPMSLAEFFSFDEPVREERYVFRGGEQPDLGRNGLRMLLVGASVEGRQMRMLRELYAPGADSGEPIVHAEGEECGLVTRGTVELWVDGQVSVLNSGDGYYIPTTLPHSFKNIGPDEAEIISANTPANF from the coding sequence ATGGACACGGGGACGCGACTCAAACTGGTGCGTGAACGCAACAACCTCTCCCAACGGGAACTGGCCCGCCGCAGCGGGCTGACCAATTCGACGATCTCGCAGATCGAGCAGAATCGCGTCAGCCCTTCGGTCAGCTCCCTGAAAAAACTGCTCGAAGGCATTCCGATGAGCTTGGCGGAGTTCTTCAGTTTCGACGAGCCGGTGCGCGAAGAGCGCTACGTGTTCCGTGGCGGCGAGCAGCCAGATCTGGGCCGCAACGGCCTGCGCATGCTGCTGGTTGGCGCCAGTGTCGAAGGCCGGCAGATGCGCATGCTGCGTGAACTGTATGCACCGGGTGCCGATTCGGGCGAGCCGATCGTGCATGCCGAGGGTGAGGAGTGTGGCCTGGTCACACGCGGCACCGTCGAGTTGTGGGTCGATGGCCAGGTGAGCGTGCTCAACTCGGGCGACGGTTACTACATCCCCACTACCCTGCCGCACAGTTTCAAGAACATCGGCCCGGACGAGGCCGAAATCATCAGCGCCAACACCCCGGCGAACTTCTGA
- a CDS encoding MFS transporter — protein sequence MNVAKDPATLAPANTLDLRPLLLANMACTMSMMAFVALIGPIARQLGMATWQAGAAVTVAGVVWVLLARPWGRAADRLGRRRILLLGSAGFTLAYWLLCLFVEGALRWLPGATLAFIGLMVARGCIGAFYAAIPVGCNALIADHVEPQRRARAMASLGAANAVGLVVGPALAALLARHSLSLPFHIMSLLPASAFLVLLFTLKPQALPHSHAPSPVRLNDPRLRRPLLVAFSAMLSVTVSQIIVGFFALDRLHLGPAEAAQAAGIALTTVGVALILAQVLLRQLEWPPLKMIRVGATVSALGFACGSLATTAPWLWACYFVAAAGMGFVFPAFSALAANAMHASEQGATAGSIGAAQGMGAVIGPLAGTLVYAVDPRLPFLAVAALLLLVGSWPMPRDQRA from the coding sequence ATGAATGTCGCAAAGGATCCTGCCACACTCGCACCCGCCAATACCCTGGACTTGCGCCCCCTGCTGCTGGCCAACATGGCCTGCACCATGTCGATGATGGCCTTCGTCGCCCTGATCGGCCCGATCGCCCGCCAGCTCGGCATGGCCACCTGGCAAGCCGGTGCCGCAGTGACCGTGGCGGGCGTGGTCTGGGTGCTGCTGGCCCGGCCTTGGGGGCGCGCCGCAGACCGTCTGGGCCGTCGGCGCATCCTGCTGCTGGGCAGCGCCGGCTTCACCCTGGCCTACTGGCTGCTGTGCCTGTTCGTAGAAGGTGCGCTGCGCTGGCTACCGGGAGCGACCCTGGCCTTCATCGGCCTGATGGTCGCGCGCGGCTGTATCGGCGCCTTCTATGCTGCCATCCCGGTGGGCTGCAATGCGCTGATCGCCGACCATGTCGAACCGCAACGCCGGGCCCGGGCCATGGCCTCGCTGGGGGCGGCCAACGCCGTCGGCCTGGTGGTGGGGCCGGCGCTGGCAGCGCTGCTGGCGCGGCATAGCCTGAGCCTGCCGTTCCATATCATGTCGCTGCTGCCGGCCAGTGCCTTTCTGGTCCTGCTGTTCACCCTGAAGCCGCAGGCGCTGCCGCACAGCCATGCTCCCAGCCCGGTGCGCCTGAACGACCCACGCCTGCGCCGGCCTTTGCTGGTGGCGTTCAGCGCCATGCTCAGCGTCACGGTATCGCAGATCATCGTCGGCTTCTTTGCCCTCGACCGCCTGCACCTGGGCCCTGCCGAGGCTGCCCAGGCTGCCGGCATCGCCCTGACCACGGTAGGCGTTGCACTGATCCTGGCGCAGGTGCTGCTGCGCCAGCTGGAATGGCCGCCGTTGAAGATGATCCGGGTCGGCGCCACGGTTTCGGCCCTGGGCTTTGCCTGCGGCTCGCTGGCCACCACGGCTCCATGGCTGTGGGCTTGCTACTTTGTCGCGGCGGCTGGCATGGGCTTTGTCTTCCCGGCCTTTTCGGCGCTGGCGGCCAATGCCATGCACGCCTCCGAGCAAGGCGCGACGGCCGGGTCCATCGGTGCTGCGCAGGGCATGGGTGCAGTGATCGGGCCGCTGGCCGGCACCTTGGTTTATGCCGTCGATCCACGCTTGCCATTCCTGGCGGTGGCGGCGCTGTTGCTGCTGGTGGGGTCATGGCCAATGCCCCGCGATCAGCGGGCCTGA
- a CDS encoding cytochrome b, with product MKTDAFHPLARLLHWLMAVLILAMLFIGVSMVADLSPRHPVLIGLHKATGLALLVLVLLRIAVRLALPHPALPRDLPALQRWAAGASHLVLYGLMLAMPLLGWAMLSAGGYPRPLGLPAIAPHDLQLYAVLRQAHGWAGYLLFATVLVHVGAALMHAWVRRDGVLRSMWPGPLRRSQ from the coding sequence ATGAAAACCGACGCCTTCCACCCCCTCGCCCGCCTGTTGCACTGGCTCATGGCCGTGCTGATCCTGGCCATGTTGTTCATCGGTGTGAGCATGGTCGCCGACCTGTCGCCGCGCCACCCCGTGCTGATCGGGTTGCACAAGGCAACCGGCCTGGCCCTGCTGGTGCTGGTGCTGCTGCGCATCGCCGTTCGCCTGGCCCTGCCCCACCCAGCCCTGCCGCGCGACCTGCCTGCACTGCAACGCTGGGCCGCCGGGGCTTCGCACCTGGTGCTCTACGGACTGATGCTTGCCATGCCGCTGCTGGGCTGGGCCATGCTGTCGGCCGGTGGCTACCCCCGCCCCTTGGGCTTGCCGGCCATTGCCCCCCATGACCTGCAACTGTATGCAGTGCTGCGCCAGGCCCATGGCTGGGCTGGCTACTTGCTGTTCGCCACGGTGCTGGTGCATGTGGGTGCGGCCTTGATGCACGCTTGGGTGCGCCGCGATGGCGTGTTGCGTAGCATGTGGCCTGGCCCGCTGCGCCGCAGCCAATGA
- a CDS encoding catalase family peroxidase, which produces MTMNSPLHGPAKALRLAAIGVVMLGAGAAFAYAAGWVGDTRLTPQRIIDTFEAQAGHYPGYRKNHAKGLCVSGYFQPSGQAVSLSTARAFSQPRVPVIGRFAIGGANPFAPDTGIPVRSLAIELSTDDGQVWRTGMNNPPVLAVSTPQAFYEQVLAGAPDPATGKPDPGKLQAFFAAHPESAAFRQWAAGYKPSNSFASTQYHSINAFRLIDASGASHPVRWQLEPQTAFAALPAQVDDKQFLQHDLQQRLAQGPLRWTLRLVLAEPGDAVDDPASPWPAERRSVDAGTLVLQQVDGPEQGACRDLNFDPLILPRGIQASADPILAARSAAYSESFNRRSRESLGTGAHP; this is translated from the coding sequence ATGACCATGAACTCACCCCTGCACGGCCCGGCCAAGGCCCTGCGCCTGGCCGCCATCGGCGTCGTGATGCTGGGCGCGGGCGCCGCCTTTGCCTATGCCGCCGGCTGGGTTGGCGATACCCGCCTGACCCCACAACGCATCATCGACACCTTCGAAGCCCAGGCCGGGCATTACCCGGGTTACCGTAAGAACCACGCCAAGGGCCTGTGCGTCAGCGGCTACTTCCAGCCCAGCGGGCAGGCCGTCAGCCTGTCCACGGCGCGGGCGTTCAGCCAGCCGCGGGTGCCAGTGATCGGCCGCTTCGCCATCGGCGGCGCCAACCCGTTCGCGCCGGATACCGGCATACCGGTGCGCAGCCTGGCCATCGAGTTGAGCACCGACGACGGGCAAGTCTGGCGTACCGGCATGAACAACCCGCCGGTGCTGGCGGTAAGCACGCCACAAGCCTTCTATGAACAGGTACTGGCGGGGGCACCCGACCCGGCCACCGGCAAACCGGACCCGGGCAAACTGCAGGCGTTTTTCGCCGCCCACCCGGAAAGCGCGGCGTTTCGCCAATGGGCGGCGGGGTACAAGCCCAGCAACAGCTTCGCCAGCACGCAGTACCACAGCATCAACGCCTTCCGCCTGATCGACGCAAGCGGCGCGTCCCACCCCGTGCGTTGGCAACTGGAGCCGCAGACAGCGTTTGCCGCCCTGCCTGCCCAAGTCGATGACAAACAGTTCCTGCAGCACGACCTGCAGCAACGGCTGGCCCAGGGCCCGCTGCGCTGGACGCTGCGCCTGGTACTGGCGGAACCCGGCGATGCAGTGGACGACCCTGCCAGCCCGTGGCCTGCCGAACGACGCAGCGTGGACGCCGGCACGCTGGTACTGCAGCAGGTCGACGGCCCCGAACAAGGAGCCTGCCGCGACCTCAACTTCGACCCGCTGATCCTGCCCCGGGGCATCCAGGCCTCCGCCGACCCGATCCTCGCCGCCCGTTCGGCCGCCTACTCGGAATCCTTCAACCGCCGCAGCCGCGAATCGCTCGGCACCGGAGCCCACCCATGA
- a CDS encoding sigma-70 family RNA polymerase sigma factor: MHDLDDHQWRELLDRLRRFAVWLTREPGSADDLVQATVERALSRRDQQRDADALRAWLFTILYRLFLDGKRRERLHARWLSWFGRGERDDEPVGGNLEAIVLAQADLQAFARLTAEQRALLLLVSIEGLSYKEAAQALGIPIGTVMSRLSRARNALRELTEGSPQPPALRRLK, translated from the coding sequence ATGCATGATCTGGACGACCACCAGTGGCGCGAGCTGCTGGACCGCCTGCGCCGCTTTGCCGTGTGGCTGACCCGCGAGCCGGGCAGCGCCGACGACCTGGTACAGGCAACGGTCGAGCGGGCCTTGAGCCGGCGCGACCAGCAACGTGATGCCGATGCCCTGCGGGCCTGGCTGTTCACCATCCTTTATCGGCTGTTCCTCGATGGAAAGCGCCGCGAGCGCCTGCACGCGCGATGGCTGTCCTGGTTCGGCCGCGGCGAGCGCGATGACGAGCCGGTTGGTGGCAACCTCGAGGCCATTGTCCTGGCCCAGGCCGACCTGCAGGCTTTCGCCCGGCTCACGGCAGAACAGCGTGCGTTGTTGCTGCTGGTCAGCATTGAAGGTTTGAGCTACAAGGAGGCCGCCCAGGCCCTGGGCATCCCTATCGGCACTGTGATGTCGCGCCTGTCGCGCGCCCGCAATGCCTTGCGCGAACTGACCGAGGGCAGCCCCCAGCCCCCGGCCTTGCGGAGACTGAAATGA
- a CDS encoding anti-sigma factor family protein, whose protein sequence is MTRLIPSEDELHAYVDERLEPARRAEVQAWLAANPQAAAKVEGWRADARRLRTALAGFGEVPGAAQLDLGQLRRQLRQRRQRRWATAAVLLLALGVGGLGGWQVRDATLARADLPMADAVQAHRLFAGSQALDIQASDPGQLRDWLGRHFSRVGHLPDLAGYGFKPVGARLLSNEQGPAALLVFEDGKGQRISLFLRSPGDHYRRMPDGQRVDGQLEARYWSHGAYNFALVSAVDDLRGAGVGEALRLGL, encoded by the coding sequence ATGACGCGCCTGATCCCCAGCGAAGACGAACTGCACGCTTATGTCGACGAGCGCCTGGAGCCTGCGCGCCGGGCCGAGGTGCAGGCCTGGCTGGCGGCCAACCCGCAGGCCGCGGCCAAGGTCGAGGGTTGGCGTGCCGACGCCCGCCGCCTGCGTACGGCACTGGCCGGGTTTGGCGAAGTGCCCGGGGCGGCGCAGCTGGACCTGGGGCAGTTGCGCCGGCAATTGCGCCAACGCCGCCAGCGCCGCTGGGCCACGGCGGCGGTGTTGCTGCTGGCATTGGGCGTGGGTGGCCTGGGCGGTTGGCAGGTGCGCGACGCGACCTTGGCGCGTGCCGACCTGCCGATGGCCGATGCTGTCCAGGCACACCGCTTGTTTGCCGGTAGCCAGGCGCTGGATATCCAGGCCAGCGACCCAGGCCAGTTGCGCGACTGGCTGGGGCGCCACTTCAGCCGCGTTGGCCACCTGCCGGACCTGGCGGGCTACGGCTTCAAACCGGTGGGCGCGCGCCTGCTAAGCAATGAGCAGGGGCCGGCGGCGTTGCTGGTGTTCGAGGATGGCAAGGGCCAGCGCATCAGCCTGTTCCTGCGCTCACCAGGTGATCATTATCGGCGCATGCCGGACGGGCAGCGCGTGGACGGGCAGCTGGAGGCGCGGTACTGGTCGCATGGGGCCTACAACTTTGCTCTGGTCAGCGCGGTGGACGATTTGCGTGGGGCGGGGGTGGGGGAGGCGTTGCGCTTGGGTTTGTGA
- a CDS encoding GlxA family transcriptional regulator translates to MPTPRQFSKKTSTSNMLRLKSTSANAQAPYRVDFVLLEHFSMASFTVAMDVLVTANLLRADSFRFTPLSLAGDRVLSDLGLELVATELSAEALKELDLLVICGGLRTPLKYPELDRLLGDCAAHGMALGGLWNGAWFLGRAGVLDDYGCSIHPEQRASLSERSPQTRITPASFTLDRDRLSAASPNGAMELMLGLVRRLYGDGLAEGVEEILSFSGARYRQVGPGAKKSMSLHLRTIVELMENNLEETLSLDQLAAYSGRSRRQIDRLFQAQLGTSPRRYYMELRVTKSRRLLQYSDLSVMEVAVACGFVSVSHFSKCYAAYFGYPPSREQRLGE, encoded by the coding sequence GTGCCCACGCCACGCCAGTTCAGCAAGAAGACCAGTACCAGCAACATGCTGCGGCTGAAGTCCACCAGCGCCAATGCCCAAGCCCCCTATCGGGTCGATTTCGTATTGCTCGAACACTTCTCCATGGCCAGCTTCACCGTGGCCATGGACGTGCTGGTCACGGCCAACCTGCTGCGCGCCGACAGCTTTCGATTCACCCCACTGTCGCTTGCAGGCGACCGCGTGCTCAGCGACCTGGGGTTGGAGTTGGTGGCTACCGAGTTATCCGCCGAGGCCCTGAAGGAGTTGGACCTGCTGGTGATCTGTGGCGGCCTGCGCACGCCATTGAAGTACCCCGAGCTTGACCGCCTGCTGGGCGATTGCGCGGCCCACGGCATGGCCCTGGGCGGGTTGTGGAACGGCGCGTGGTTCCTCGGCCGCGCAGGGGTGCTGGACGACTATGGCTGCAGTATCCACCCTGAGCAGCGCGCCAGCCTGTCCGAGCGCAGCCCGCAGACGCGGATCACCCCGGCCAGCTTCACTCTCGACCGCGACCGCCTCAGCGCTGCCAGCCCCAATGGTGCCATGGAGCTGATGCTCGGCCTGGTGCGCCGGCTGTATGGCGACGGCCTGGCCGAAGGCGTCGAGGAGATCCTGTCGTTCTCCGGTGCCCGCTATCGTCAGGTCGGCCCGGGCGCGAAGAAGTCCATGAGTTTGCACCTGCGCACCATCGTCGAGCTGATGGAGAACAACCTCGAGGAAACCCTCAGCCTCGACCAGTTGGCCGCCTACAGCGGGCGCTCGCGCCGACAGATCGACCGCCTGTTCCAGGCCCAGTTGGGCACTTCGCCGCGGCGTTACTACATGGAGTTGCGCGTCACCAAAAGCCGCCGCCTACTGCAGTATTCCGACCTGTCGGTGATGGAGGTGGCAGTGGCCTGCGGGTTTGTTTCGGTGTCGCACTTCAGCAAATGCTATGCGGCTTACTTTGGCTACCCGCCGTCGCGTGAGCAGCGGTTGGGCGAGTGA
- a CDS encoding PLDc N-terminal domain-containing protein — protein MEIGTIWIIVAAFVILLEIWAIWHIIGSDRRAERKMLWIVFVVYAPFPGLLFWAWRGPRAVKGRAVLQEK, from the coding sequence ATGGAAATCGGAACGATCTGGATAATCGTCGCGGCCTTTGTGATCCTGCTGGAAATCTGGGCCATCTGGCACATCATCGGCAGTGACCGGCGCGCCGAGCGCAAGATGCTGTGGATCGTCTTCGTGGTCTACGCACCTTTCCCCGGTTTGCTGTTCTGGGCCTGGCGCGGGCCTCGGGCAGTGAAGGGCAGGGCGGTACTGCAGGAAAAATGA
- a CDS encoding RidA family protein yields MSHSTAFQLSNPEGLYDPSGNAYSHVAEVHADSRLLFIAGQGGEDRNGQLSPLFAGQARQALANLEIALASKGASLAQVFKLTLLIVEHSETRLHEWVAEADRAWGRSMKPTCTLIPVPRLALDGMLVEIEAVAAV; encoded by the coding sequence GTGAGCCATTCAACCGCGTTCCAGCTGAGCAACCCCGAAGGCCTGTACGACCCCAGCGGCAATGCCTACTCTCATGTCGCCGAGGTTCATGCCGACAGCCGCCTGTTGTTCATCGCCGGCCAGGGCGGGGAGGACCGCAACGGGCAGCTGTCGCCGCTGTTCGCCGGGCAGGCGCGCCAGGCACTGGCCAACCTTGAGATTGCCCTGGCGTCGAAAGGCGCCAGCCTGGCCCAGGTGTTCAAGCTGACCCTGCTGATCGTCGAGCATTCCGAAACGCGACTGCATGAATGGGTAGCCGAGGCTGACAGGGCCTGGGGCCGTAGCATGAAACCGACCTGCACGCTGATACCGGTACCCCGGTTGGCGCTGGACGGCATGTTGGTGGAGATCGAGGCAGTGGCGGCTGTATAG
- a CDS encoding DMT family transporter yields the protein MSTGTTTLTDPKARAWVWPALFSLVAFAANSVFCRLALKDGAIDPASFTVVRLASGALFLLLLIRLRKPALAMGGSWRGGLALFLYAFLFSAAYLQLGAGAGALLLFGAVQITMFGFAWYKGEQITARMLLGMLIAFVGLLVLLLPGTAAPPFASALLMTLSGVAWGVYTLLGKGSPRPLADTAGNFTRSLPCLVLLAPMLLLGAGLHLSPLGVLYALGSGVLASGAGYAVWYGVVRQVSAQQAATMQLSVPVIAALGGVGLIGEPLSLRLLVACVVVLGGIALALAPRR from the coding sequence ATGAGCACCGGCACCACCACGCTTACCGACCCCAAGGCCCGGGCCTGGGTCTGGCCGGCACTTTTCAGCCTGGTGGCCTTCGCTGCCAACTCGGTGTTCTGCCGGCTCGCGCTGAAGGATGGGGCCATCGACCCGGCATCCTTCACCGTGGTGCGCCTGGCCAGTGGTGCACTGTTCCTGCTGCTGTTGATCCGCCTGCGCAAACCCGCGCTTGCCATGGGGGGGAGCTGGCGCGGCGGCTTGGCCCTGTTCCTCTACGCATTCCTGTTTTCTGCGGCATATCTGCAACTGGGCGCAGGCGCGGGTGCGTTGCTGCTGTTTGGCGCGGTGCAGATCACCATGTTCGGCTTCGCCTGGTACAAAGGCGAACAAATCACCGCGCGGATGCTGCTGGGCATGCTGATCGCCTTCGTCGGCCTGCTGGTGCTGCTGTTGCCCGGTACTGCGGCGCCACCTTTTGCCAGTGCCTTGCTGATGACCCTGTCTGGCGTGGCCTGGGGCGTTTACACGCTGCTGGGCAAAGGTTCACCCAGGCCGCTGGCCGACACTGCCGGCAATTTCACCAGGAGCCTGCCGTGCCTGGTGCTGCTGGCGCCGATGCTGTTGCTGGGCGCCGGCTTGCACCTGAGCCCGCTCGGCGTGCTGTATGCGCTGGGTTCTGGTGTGCTGGCGTCCGGTGCTGGCTATGCCGTGTGGTACGGCGTGGTCAGGCAAGTCAGCGCGCAGCAGGCGGCGACCATGCAGCTCAGCGTCCCGGTGATCGCGGCGTTGGGCGGGGTTGGCCTGATTGGCGAGCCATTGTCGTTGCGCTTGCTGGTGGCCTGCGTGGTGGTGCTGGGCGGTATCGCCCTGGCGCTGGCGCCGCGCCGTTAA
- a CDS encoding TorF family putative porin, translated as MTRPLLLLSAALLFSPMLLAQQIKRELGDFDFTLGTTPSRSMAQGLISPSAIGAFHGGLDFSHPSGWYLGQYAPSMGVTPDSTLRLDSYLGYKHRFDTSLGYEVGLIHYSQPNIAGPDSYALYGGVSVLGSRFGGALRDNPDNRTATLFADFGQLPLFDVDLSVKLAHHRLGTPFTIRDGSEVNAFSDWSLELSRPWLGIDLNLVYSNSNLNGGGCDAYSGINTYCDSMVTLKAQRRFF; from the coding sequence ATGACCAGGCCCCTTCTGTTGCTGAGTGCTGCACTGCTGTTCAGCCCCATGCTGCTGGCCCAACAGATCAAACGCGAACTGGGCGACTTCGACTTTACACTCGGCACCACCCCCTCACGCAGTATGGCCCAGGGGCTGATATCGCCCAGCGCCATCGGCGCGTTCCACGGTGGCCTCGACTTCAGCCACCCCAGCGGCTGGTACCTTGGCCAGTACGCCCCGAGCATGGGCGTGACGCCCGACTCCACCCTGCGGCTGGACAGTTACCTGGGCTACAAGCACCGGTTCGACACTAGCCTGGGCTACGAGGTGGGGTTGATCCATTATAGTCAGCCAAACATTGCGGGCCCCGACAGCTATGCCCTGTACGGCGGTGTTTCGGTGCTGGGCAGCCGTTTCGGTGGAGCGCTGCGCGACAATCCCGACAACCGCACCGCCACGCTGTTCGCCGACTTCGGCCAACTGCCGCTGTTTGATGTCGACCTGAGCGTCAAGCTCGCCCATCACCGCCTGGGTACGCCATTCACCATTCGTGATGGCAGCGAGGTGAATGCCTTTTCCGATTGGTCGCTGGAACTATCCCGGCCTTGGCTCGGCATCGACCTGAACCTGGTCTACAGCAACTCAAACCTCAATGGTGGCGGGTGTGATGCGTATTCGGGCATCAACACTTATTGCGACAGCATGGTCACGCTCAAGGCGCAACGCCGTTTCTTTTAA
- a CDS encoding VIT1/CCC1 transporter family protein, translated as MGQDEQPRKWGVLEPIDRITEVIFGLLMAMTFIGSLSVATAGREDARLMLIAALGCNLAWGLADAVIYLLRTWTERTRSRTLLARLQAGDINQGRRLIADTLPERIGLALDEDGLEMLRGRMLRDAGRPLPARLGLDDFKAALATFLLVVLATFPMVIPFLLIETTGTAIRVSNLVALAMLFLAGWLLARYSGGRTLLTGVVLAVVGASLIVAIIALGG; from the coding sequence ATGGGGCAAGACGAGCAACCGCGAAAATGGGGCGTGCTGGAACCGATCGACCGGATCACCGAAGTCATCTTCGGCCTGTTGATGGCGATGACCTTCATCGGCTCGCTGAGCGTGGCCACGGCAGGGCGCGAAGACGCGCGGCTGATGCTGATTGCCGCGCTCGGCTGCAACCTGGCCTGGGGCCTGGCCGATGCCGTCATCTACCTGCTGCGTACCTGGACCGAACGCACCCGCAGCCGGACCTTGCTGGCCCGCCTGCAAGCAGGTGATATCAACCAGGGGCGCAGGCTGATTGCCGATACGTTGCCAGAGCGCATCGGCCTGGCACTGGATGAAGACGGGCTGGAGATGTTGCGCGGGCGCATGCTGCGTGATGCTGGCCGCCCGCTGCCGGCACGCCTGGGGCTGGATGATTTCAAGGCTGCCCTGGCCACTTTCCTGCTGGTGGTACTGGCAACTTTCCCGATGGTCATTCCGTTCCTGCTGATCGAGACCACCGGTACGGCCATCCGTGTATCGAACCTGGTCGCCCTGGCCATGCTCTTCCTTGCGGGCTGGCTGCTGGCACGCTATTCCGGTGGCCGCACCCTGTTGACCGGCGTGGTTCTGGCAGTAGTTGGAGCGTCGCTGATCGTGGCGATCATCGCCCTGGGCGGTTGA